One genomic window of Branchiostoma lanceolatum isolate klBraLanc5 chromosome 5, klBraLanc5.hap2, whole genome shotgun sequence includes the following:
- the LOC136434321 gene encoding collectin-10-like has product MWRGICYKAFTAHKIFSEAAATCGGEGGTLAMPRDAETNAFLTSLSVSANRRVYCSRIGLRRQHREGTFQWVDGSALGDYTSWGPGQPTGSGHCVYYSTDRNGKWVSWKCDTPCYFMCQVAPARG; this is encoded by the exons ATGTGgcgtggaatctgctacaaggccttcacCGCACATAAGATCTTCAGCGAGGCGGCCGCGACCTGTGGTGGAGAGGGCggtaccctcgccatgccccgagacgccgagACCAACGCCTTTCTGACGTCCTTGTCCGTGAGCGCCAATCGACGAGTATACTGCTCTAGGATCGGCCTGCGCCGTCAGCACAGAGAGGGAACCTTTCAGTGGGTGGACGGTTCCGCACTTGGTGACTACACCTCGTGGGGTCCGGGACAACCGACTGGCTCCGGCCATTGCGTTTATTACTCCACAGACAGGAATGGCAAGTGGGTCAGCTGGAAATGCGACACTCCGTGTTACTTCATGTGCCAGGTCGCTCCAG CACGAGGATAA